The following nucleotide sequence is from Malania oleifera isolate guangnan ecotype guangnan chromosome 4, ASM2987363v1, whole genome shotgun sequence.
tatttcaaaattcactttataagaataattttattgtacatgacaattgaaaaaaagTGAATACTATTTAaatgagttttattatttttatttttatttttttacaaaatataatgaatgatttgtatctttttgacaaacttaAGTGGGGCTTGTGACATTTTTTAAGTCTCAGGAAGgtcaatgaaaattttaaaacctcgaGAGAGATCCTTGTTTTTTTATCAAGTCTCAAGGGAAGAAAATGTCTTTTGtctttatatataatttattttagaaAGATTTTAAAATTACAATTTATTTGATCTGTAAGTGTTATACAACAACAATGACATTGCTATGCCATTTAGTATATTtacttttataaaaaataaatattgtttTAACTTTCATAAATCATCTTTATGAGAGTAGATTGATCTTCCAAAACTTAAAGAGATTTAGTTGGAAATTTTTTTAGTTCAAAATGTTCCTAGATTTCGCttgctatttaaaattttaataatattattgtcAATTATAGCGGATCATGTGCAATACAAGTGAGAAAAttcttaatatttgaaaatatctttgtattttttttgggtgggggggggggggggagtgaatagTGTATAGTATtttataaacaaaaaatattactatatttaaaaagaaagaaaaagaattttttttcaaagtaaaatttaacaaaaaaatatttttgatactTTAAGGTTTGAGcctaaaaacaaagaaagtcTATTAGGTcgttaaaaataaaatgaaaataatagaatctttcaccccaaaataataatatcataacttcaaataaaaaaaaaagaaggtataTCATGTTAAAGTTATTGCAAAGTAGTGGAATATCATTTAAATAGATAATAACATGATGtttgaaaattaaaactaaattttttttaaaaagaaggaCGCaactctatttatttatttatataccctcacttttggcggaagaataccgtggttataagacAAGCGAGCTTAcatataggaaaaaaaaatttaaagaccTCCTAAAAACAACACTAACATTCAATCAAAACAggattacaagtccaaacaaataTAAACAAGGACCTATTAACTAATAAAACACCCCACgcatcaaataaaaaaaaaaaaaacaaacaaacatatACCAATACgaaaaggaaaccaactaaacatacctcatataagccgtactcatcttatttaatttatacaaaccattgataattctaagaagttgactactatttgtaaacaaacaattcctccccatagcaccttgtcgattCAAAACATTTGCCACTTTattccccatagcaccttgtcgatcCAAAGCATATTGAAGTAGTAAAGGAATAAATCAtttatacaaatgatttataaaaaaaGTCTACTTCCTTTAATAAACCAacaagctgctcccaaaaatctcacaaataccaCATTGAGCACTTACTCGATCTTATcaaatttactacaatattcgaatcacattcaatatcaatactggtataacccaaatgtttgcaaatctttattccttccatcacaactctcaattcaacttcattatttgaataagaatcaaaatattttgaaaaaccaaaaataaaagaacatatATAGTCTTTAAAGATGCCACCGCCACTCGCCGGCCCTGAGTTTCTCAAGTTGcttccatccaaatttagtttcaaactCTCTTACTTCGATTTTAGTCATCTCACACCTTGCatagttttatttcttttatacaTTTAAGAATTGAGTATTGAAATTGTTAAATTCTAtcagtccccccccccccttctagTTCGTAGATAGATATTTGATTACttcaatattttacaaatcatcaATATGACTCGGCATGCAAAAAACATGATTtgttaaaaatactaataaataaaggaaaactttttttttttttaaactaaaagagggcggcatctccaattatttattgatatatccatacttttggcggaggaataccgtggttacaagacaaacaATGTGAGATTATAGATAAAATAGACATTAAAGGTCTCCtaaaaataacaccaacaacTAACTAAAATAGGACTACAAATtcaaacaaaactaaataagaaacaaatctaaataggCCTAACAAAAAACAagcataataaaataaactaaaattaaaaaatttaaaccaatcaaacaaaaatcgagaggttgaACTAATGATGAAGGAAAGtgaaacccaacctatccatccaaatgATATCTTTCAGAGGACGTAGTAAAAGATATTTTTCGTAGGTGACATTATTTTCCATTTCTTCCTTTTTAGCGAGAAAATCAACAGCACTATTGCTTTCCCTATATTAATAGATCACCATAAAGTTCACTTATTCTAAATACACTTATTTGTTTGAAATTAGAAGAAATTTACTCATTGATTTTTAAGCAACAAAAATTAGTAGGTGTaaaaatttcatttgataaatcaaaatttatataaataattaacTATTAATACATTTCACAACTGTGTACCAAAATTATCATGCCACTTTAGTATATAAATTGATATTTGATTACTTTGGTATTCTATAAATCATCGATATGACTTGGCATATCCTCATAAAAATTTTACCTTTAATATTTCACAAATATCAATTTTTTTACACATGAAATGCTATAAATTAATTCTCATAACTTTCACATATGGAAACATACATCCTAGAAAATTAAATACTTTTAGGAAATCGAATATAATTGACCTTTTCAAAAAATAACACCCGCATATATTTTGATTTCTGTTCTCAGCATCTTAAATTAAAACTATACTTATTTCAATCCGCATAAAATATCGGCGaagatatttatgttttatactTAGAATATGACTGCATTCAATTGTGCCAATAATATTGAGGAAGATATTATATTTACGttttcaaatattattattattattattatttttggtttaGAAGAACATTGATTTGTTACCATTTATTTATACGTATAATTATATCATTCGAACGACTTTAAAATTAATTTACGTATATTAGATATTTAACGAGGATGCGGATGGGCGCCAGCTTGCTGACCATCCTACAAGGACCCACGTCACCATGACACGACGCGCCTATCCGTGTGGGCACCTGTGGGTCCCCCAGAAACTTGAACGGGTCCGCCGGCGCTGGCCTGATCATGGTCGGGTCCCCCGGGTGACTCAGTTCCACATCCGCTTGATGAAGAAAACAGAGTCCAATCGCGACATGGGTTGCCAACTTGCCATATTTGTGCGGCACAAGCTGGCAGTTCATGAGCCGTGACATGAGATCACCAAAAAGATGAATTGACACGTAATTATCATTTTAACCGAAAGTTGGCATACTAACATGCAATTATCCAATTACCCTTTGCTTGTTTAGCAATTTTAACTTTTTATACATAAGTAATTAATGGGTTTtcgtttttgttttgtttttttgttttttttgtgttttttgaaATCTGTTGTTGATGTTTTTGTTTCGGAGGAAGATAGTTTGTGGGTGGGTATAAATACCCAGATGGAAGGGTTTGAGGATCCAGGTCTTGTGCACATTTTGTGATGACTGCATAGTTTTTAGATCTCCACAGTCCATGGCCATTTCTTCTTCCACAGCTTCTTCTTCTTAGGGATGAGACTCCTGTGAGGCTCTGTAAATAGTTTGATTCTTTAGCTCATTTTGTTGTGGTGTGTAATCAATAAGTGGAAGAAGAAATGGCCCGCAACCAGGATTTGGAGATTGGGAATGGCAGTCTCTGTGAGCCTCTCATCACCCagaagacagaagaagaagaaatagtaCTTCAGCACAGCAACAATGGTGGGCTTTGGATGCTTCTATTCAGTACATTTGTTGCTGTTTGTGGTTCCTTTGAGTATGGATCGTGTGTAAGTATTGAATCTAATGCTTTGCTGCCTTTGAGAAACTAGCTAGTCACATGTTTCCCAGAAAAAcccatttcatcattttcagaaACTCATACTTTGGCGAACTCACAAACTTCTGCATTTTGCTGAACATGACTTTCAATTGACAATTATCTTCGGGGGAAGTCTTTTGGATTTCGATTTGTGTGGGTtcgaataaaatgtaatatagaATTGTATTGAGTTTTGTCCAAACCTACCCAAATTCAATCTGACCAAGGCCCTAagtccatgctcccaaacactgcCTTAGAGAAAAGGAagtattatttttgtaattacaTGCATCTGAAAATTGGGTCGAAGATTGAGTTTGGCAACATAGATTTTGGAActtagatttggatttatgtggatgAAAGTCTGCATAGTTTTGTACCTAAATTCACTAAAATCCAAACACTAGATTTGAAATTCAAGCTTCCAAAGATAAGTTCACTTCTTATTATGTAAGTAGATCCGTATCCCATAAAATGTAAACTTTGAAGCCCAACAGTACCTATAGACAATGGTTTAAATTTGCATACAAGAATAATAGATTAGAACCTGCCtagtaaaaaaaattctttgaaccttcAAAAAGGCTCTATTTATTATTATAGGCGTACTGGTATATTATATGCATTATGATAATCCCATGTTAATGTAGATTGTAGGGTACTGACAGTACAGTCCAATGGGACATGTATTCTTTATTTGCAGGTGGGATATACTGCACCTACCCAGTTTGGCATTATGGATGACCTTAAACTATCTTATTCGCAGGTTTGTtcattgtttgattgtttctttGTGTTAGTCATATGAGATCATAACTGGTtaactttatatttttcaaatatgataAACTGTTAAATTCTATAAGAATCCTATCTGCCTAAAAGTCTTTGTTCTATATTGGATAACCAGGATGTTTTGTACTAATGCATAAAAAATTGTTGAATGCAGTACTCATTTTTTGGGTCTGTATTAACCATCGGTGGAATGATTGGAGCCATCATGAGCGGTTGGATTGCTGATTCTGTTGGTCGTAAAGGGGTATGAACATAGAAAAATATAATGCTATTGAATTAAATTTAGTTTTCCCTCTCTCCATGGAAGCCTGCCTGCTTTCTTATCTAATATTTTGTTAACATGTTGTGGAAGCAGGCCATGAGGATTGCATCCGTTAGCTGCATTGGAGGATGGCTTGCAGTCTACCTATCTGTAGTAAGTGTCATATATCCATGTTCTCGATATAGTTACGAGTAACGTTCTTTAGATAGCTGTCTAACCCTCTATATCTGCACTGCCATGAAGGAATCTATACTGCTAGACCTGGGGAGACTGTTAACTGGATATGGTGTTGGCCTTCTTTCTTATGTGGTTTGCTTCTCTCTCTACCcctgaaaaatgaaaaatgaaaaataaaaatataaattctgTTTCCTTTGTCTTTGATAATTGATAGTTTCCCACCAAATATGCAAAATAAGGAATTCATGAGGCTTTTCTTGTTCTATCTATGGGTTGGACAGGTGCCTGTTTACATTGCTGAGATAAGCCCCAGAGAACTTCGAGGAGCATTAGCAACAACAAATCAGGTTGAATACATTGTCATGTAAAACTAATCATTATGTTCAGTAATTTTTCTGGAAGCAAATTCTGGGAAGCTTTTAGTATCCATACCATTCTAATGAGACTTATAAAGGAAAATTATTGAAGGCAGTGCTGATTCAAAAAAAGGGGGCGAAAATGAATGTAATGTTTGGGCATATGACTAGACCTAAGTGGTCCTTTGAGTTCCCCACAAAGAGCAGGGACCACTTGAATAAGGGACTGCTTAAATAGATAATTCATACACTTATCAAAACGTTGAACTAGGaagatttttcttctttgaaGTTGCTTgaagatcactatgatatgaatccttaccgaatattgaTCGCctaaattgacggaaaatgattcatatagccgaccccacctagtgggaattaaggcttggtttttttgttgttgttgttgttggtgttTATCTTCATGCTTATTGTCATATCTTGATTTACAGATATTCATTTCTATAGCAATGCTTATTGCATTTGTTATTGGAGCATTTGTAAAATGGAGGACATTGGCTATAACTGGTAACACTAATTGtcatcatttttttaatttcaacatttcaatatttcattaGGGAGTATCCGCTCTAAGAGCAACATGTTCAGTTACTCATGAAACAAAATGAATGTCAATTGTGAAAATTTTCTTCCGTTGCTTACTTGGGTGTTCTTGCAGGAATCATCCCATGCATGATTCTGCTTGCTGGGCTCTATTTCATTCCAGAGTCACCCAGATGGCTGGTAAGAACAAGTTATTAGAAGATTGTTACAATTACAATTTTTTCTTACAAGTGTGAGCACTTCAAAAACATCAACATTACTAGGACAATTTCCCCTCATTTGACTAGGTTTTGCAAGTAAAAGGAATCTGAAAACTtctgcttttcttttcttttttttttttcttttttttttttttttcattccaaGATTTTTAGGAGCAAAAGTGATACCAAAACCAAACCAGCTTAAATACTTTGGTAAGATTTCATGGTAAGTTTTTACTTTGCTTCCAATGGGAAGCTATAAAGATGTTGGTATCTGCAGGCAATGATTGGTCGCCAGAAAGAGTTTCAAGTTGCACTACGGAAGCTTCGAGGAGCAAATGCTGATATTTCTGAAGAAGAAGCTGAGCTAACAGTACATACATCTTTCCTAAAAATTCTGCTTATGCTCTCTGTTATTGTTATTTCCATAGCAGTTTGGTCTCATATACATTAACGTTGTACATTTCTTTTGCTTCCGACTTCCACTGAAGTTTCTTACTAACAAGATGACTTGAAAGATAACCCATATATGTTTAGATCTGGTAATTGTGTTTCTCTTCATTTGGCAGGAATATGTAGTCGCTAACGAACTCCTCCCTAAAGTCACTGTACTGGATTTGCTTGATAGAAGAAATGTTCGAGCTCTTGCAGTAAGCACCATTCTATCATTGTATGcgtttgacattttttttttattctttgtttcttaatgttactctctctctctctctctctctctctctctctctctctctacatttggCGAATAGGTTGGAGCTGGATTAATGGTGTTCCAGCAGTTTGTGGGCTATAATGCTATTGTGTTCTATGCTGGCCACGTCTTTGTATCTGCAGGTGAGCATCCATTGCTTATGCATCCTTATTCTTATTTTGAGCTTTGTCATTGAAACAAAACTATGCTAATTAATCTCAGGAGTCCCTCCAAATGTTGGAAGCATTCTCTATGCCTCTCTACAGGTCTTGAACACCTCCCCACTCCATCTCCTCTTGTTCACACACAAGCACCAAGAGACATTTTATAAATGGTACTATGTTTTCTTTTTCAGGTTGTCGTGACCGCACTAGGTGCAAGCTTAATAGATAGAACTGGGAGACGACCCCTTTTGTTGGTAGGCTTTAATTGTTCAACCATCCtggtttttgaatttttattatcCACATTCCAGAAGGCAAGTTATTGATGCAAAAAACTTCTTAATTTCACATTTCAGCTATCCGCATCTGGGTTGCTCCTTGGCAGTCTACTAACTGGAATTTCCTTCCTTTTGAAGGTAGCTATGAAGCTTATGTTAGATTCTATTCTGCCTCTGAATCTCCTATGTGTTTCTTTGCACCAGCATTTATGCAGTTATTGAGTCTCCTATTTGTTTCTTACTTCAATTTATGTCTCACAAATACATTACGCTTGTGGACCAGGCTCATCAATTGGAACCCGAATTGGTTCCAGTTCTTGCAGTTGCTGGCATCATGGTAACCAAATATTGCATATTATCATTTCCCTAgctatcaaagataaaattaaatGAATTTGTTAAGAAATTTTTTGGgaattatttttcacatttatttcCTGTCTTTTtttaattactatttttttttaataaaattctttggcTGTTACCAGATTTATATGGGCTTCTTCTCAATTGGGATGTGTTCAATTCCATGGGTTATGATGTCTGAGGTAAAAGAAAAATGTGGACATTAAATTGTCATTAATGAACAAAACTAACCATGAAAAATATCATtaatttgtgtacaattcaacTCTTTCTATTGCAGATATTCCCAATAAATACAAAGGGAATTGCAGGAAGCCTAGTGACATTGGTGAACTGGTTTGGTTCTTGGATTGTATCCTACACTTTCAATTTTCTCATGAGCTGGAGTCCCCATGGTACGTTGATCTCCTTGAACCATTCCCAAATGCAATGAAAATTTGGGACTTCATTTTTGTTGTGGGAACATCAATTTGACAACACAACCAAATTATGTAAGCTTATGACTGAAATTTGGCTGGGTTTGGAACCAAACTTTAGTCATTGGAATCATTCGGTCTTTAAATAAAGCTAATATGTGTGTgcgtgtagagagagagagagagagagcaaaatcATTTGGTTATTCTAGTTGATGATGTAATTTGTGCTCTGGTTTGGGCTAAATCATTTGGTTACTCTAGTTATGATGTATTTGCTTCTCTGGTTTTTCAGGTATATTTTTTGTGTTTGCTGCTGTCTGTGTGATGGCTATTATTTTCGTCATAAGAGTGGTGCCAGAGACAAAAGGCCGAACTCTAGAAGAAATTCAAGCTTCCATGAGCTGATTGAATTCATgtatttataatttatttgtcTCTTTGtgtctatctctctctctctctctctctctctccccttttctCTCTTTATGGGTTGTGAATGACAAAGAGAAAGTTGTTGTAAACTGCGTTTTGGTTTGAAAAATATATCTCATTTTTTCTGTGTTCTATGATCAAATGTAGAAGATGTTTTGAAAATCTAGATAGCTGCTTTGTTCTTTCAAAACGGACTGTGTAGGAAAAACTAGAAGGGACCTTCCTTCATTCGTCACGCACTTAGAAGATTCAAATCAGCTAACAGCAGACATTATTCATGCCTTTGTTAGTGGAATTTTAGAAAGTTCTAATATTTCTCCCATAAAATGTTAGTTTCAATGTGGATTTCAACACTATTCATCATACCCCAAAGTCCAACCTTTGGACTGCTCGAGTACCCATTGGCCATTCTAGTTCTTGAtgtaaaatggaagaagaaaacgATAAATGCAAAAAAAACAAGGGGAAACAAATTTGGACCGAAAACTCCATACTTCATTGATAAGGAAATGACCATTATATAGGCTAAAAAACGAACGGTTACAAGCACAAAATAGACActactaacatcatgctaaacaactcctAGGCACTACTAATATCATGCTAAATAACTCTTAGGTACTACTAACATTATGCTAACCAACTCCTACAAACTAGGCAACAAACAGAAACAAAACACATTCTAATGTGCTGCAACTAATTTATTCAACAAACCCTCCTTTAAACTGATGTTCCATACAAAACATCAGTTTAATAAGACTCACATCTTGTTAGAAGCAGTATTTAATTTACTGCAAAACACGAGAGGGTTGGAAAAAGTTTTGTCTGTGAAACCCTACCGCCGTCGCAACGAGGGACGACGACGACGACGTTGAGGATTTCGGCGAGGTGCAGTGTCTCCTTCTCTGGCTTCTCTTGCTCGTGCCCTATTCGTCGTCGTGATCTTCTGGTTGGGAATTCTACCCCGCGAGGTTGAGCTTTGCCTCTGGTTCGGCGAGGCGCCCTCCATCGGTGCTGTTAGCGGCTAGTGGTGGAGTTGGGACTGGCTCTCGTGTAGTTCCAAGGGAAAGGAGGATAATATACAAACCCGTGACTTGTGAACTATTACAGTAATATTATCGTGATAAGTTTTTTCTATGAAACCCTATCCGCCATCGTGACGAGGGATGACGACGACGGAGTTGGAGGTGCCCCCTGTTGTTTCGTCGCCCTAGACAGCATTTGGGTGTCCTTCTCCGGCTCTTGCACTGCCCTAGTCACCGTAGCGACTTGTTGGTTGGGAAAGGGAAAGGAGGGTTGCATCTGTGTTCGCCAGCGCCGCCATCTCCTCCGTTTCAAAGCGAGGTCGGAACTCAGGCATTATGGTGGCAGTAGTTCTTGTCAGAGAGCAGTAGCGGCTTCTACTCCGGCGTTGGCAGCGAGTTGGGCTACAAGAATTTGAGACAGCAACAACGACGAAGTGGTGACGGAAAACCTGTGTCAGCGACGTACAGACGTAGGTCTActgtaggtttggttttttattgattatttttattttgttttttgggttcaatatggaaaacaggtaGCTAATAGACATGACCGCGCCGTCTACAGTAGCTATTATCGGAGGGTTGAGCGGAGGTGTCGACACTAGTTTACGGGTTATggggagtggttcgggggataataaggtcgaaaagggggaaggtttcggTGGGGGAATATCATTTGTGGAAGCTTTGAAGAGGCCAATCCCAtctttaaaattcaaaatcccattgaggaaaccagaactaattaatggggaattaggttttgttttgtcggatgtggagatggaaaaggctgctgAGGATTTGAAGTTTGCGTtagtgcttaaatttctttctacAAGGCCGACTATCGATGTCCTTTGGATGCATTTTATCCAATCTTGGGGTCTCTCTGAAGtcccaatgataagttttatggacaactatcatgttctattgcatttggtaaacgaaaaggattacattcatgtatgggcacgagaaggaagatgggtggcagagTGCCAATTTTAGTTTTTTAACTTGTCTGTGAATTTTGATGTAAACAAGGAGCCATCAATCGCATCTAAGTGAATTTTCTTACCAAgtttgcctttacatttatatagaatggactgtttgcagagtttggccactagatttggtagattcaTGGGGAcggataatgccacattatatagaacacgaaccactggtgcgagattatgtgttgaaatgAATGACTTGCAGAAGGATTCTGTGGAGGGTTTTCtgttggtggtaggacaaaagcagaattggcaaagggtaatatatgagaagaggggtttctattaTAATAAACCGGAGTTGTTGTTCATGAAGGGaggaggggaaaagttgaaaaggacaAGGATGGGGAGTTGATtttggtggaggaggtggataAGAGAGAGGGGGATGTGGAGGATATAgtgtgtagggataattatgatgtgttatctgagggagatatggaggtttTCATTGATACTTAAAAAGAATATTACTTTGATCAAGGTAGTGTGATGGTGGGTGAatcggaaggaagaaataaagatgatggtcaagtgagaaagtctaagagggctaaggtagtgcctcaaaagttgaacttatcattgacaaaattatgttttaGAATACAAGAGTGTTGGGCACGtcaaagagaagattgaaacaaattgtgaaagatcataaagtttcgattttggtaGTTTcagaaccttttcaagatatagaaaagataagaaggtgggcggtgtatttgtaatttactaacttttgctctaatgtagaggaaggtgagAAGATTTGGCTattctggaaagatgatgttcaagtggattgggtgggtgtCTCAAATCAATGTGTGATAGTTTTTTTAACAGAGGATAAAGACtctttgcttcttacttttgtttatgctaaatgttatcatattgagagaagagatttatgggaacagcTTCAGGGGCTATCTagttttgatgtggcttgggttgttatgggagattttaatgtaattcggtcagatgaggaaagggtgggaggtagacCTTGCTTGGGgactatggctgaattcaatggttgtattaatagttgtggaTTATTGGACCTCCAATTCGAAGGAaatcaattttcatggtgtaacgaccaacaaggtttgatgagaagttgggcgaaactggacagggtgctgattaataatgttttttttataaaatatggtgaagttAAGACATCTTTGtcgaaaagaaatacttcagatcattctcctatcattttaTAGCTGTGTGTAAGTATGGAAATGTATGGGCCAGTgccttttaggtttcagaacatgCAGACGTtgcatggggattttttggaaatggttgaatcatcttggagagaacacattgtggcgaattcaggattgtgtaaataggcgggtaaattgaaaaggctaaaacaaagacTTAAGGTGTGGAATAAACAGATTTTCGGTCATGTTggtggttttattcaagagttggaggaaagggtggaaaaatatgagaatttactataGACAGAGTACtcagaatcagttgaagaagagttccttattTCTAAGGCTGAAGTAGAGGTTTGGTATAAAAGGGAAGAGGCTAGGTTGGCGcaacaagcaaagatgaaatggttgattgatggtgatcagaattcaaagttttttcatgCTGTGATTACGCAAAAAAAGCGTAACTtttgtgtaaattcaatggtgcttcctgatggttcgatgttggaaaatatgcagatggtccatgatgaggctgtgaattattttgagcaattcttgagaCAAAATAATTCAGTGCAAAGGTTAAATCTGAACGGTATTATCCATTCGGTggtttctgagg
It contains:
- the LOC131152924 gene encoding sugar transporter ERD6-like 8: MARNQDLEIGNGSLCEPLITQKTEEEEIVLQHSNNGGLWMLLFSTFVAVCGSFEYGSCVGYTAPTQFGIMDDLKLSYSQYSFFGSVLTIGGMIGAIMSGWIADSVGRKGAMRIASVSCIGGWLAVYLSVESILLDLGRLLTGYGVGLLSYVVPVYIAEISPRELRGALATTNQIFISIAMLIAFVIGAFVKWRTLAITGIIPCMILLAGLYFIPESPRWLAMIGRQKEFQVALRKLRGANADISEEEAELTEYVVANELLPKVTVLDLLDRRNVRALAVGAGLMVFQQFVGYNAIVFYAGHVFVSAGVPPNVGSILYASLQVVVTALGASLIDRTGRRPLLLLSASGLLLGSLLTGISFLLKAHQLEPELVPVLAVAGIMIYMGFFSIGMCSIPWVMMSEIFPINTKGIAGSLVTLVNWFGSWIVSYTFNFLMSWSPHGIFFVFAAVCVMAIIFVIRVVPETKGRTLEEIQASMS